A genomic window from Silene latifolia isolate original U9 population chromosome 11, ASM4854445v1, whole genome shotgun sequence includes:
- the LOC141610727 gene encoding transcription factor FER-LIKE IRON DEFICIENCY-INDUCED TRANSCRIPTION FACTOR yields MNHPNSSGNITPTIPYFGNEFNIQDFVDPPLTFDQVIEMMGGEATNPITTRIGDINQNFDAHIFTATNVQGVQNYNQSFTGTGNAPGAGFDSFNSPTMSCTNNSLINSFSGIDNDMINGENEDDDDEEDNCGEGENSSANNSNGPSKKGKVDRSRTLISERRRRGRMKEKLYALRALVPNITKMDKASIVGDAVLYLQDLQMQAKKLKSQIEGLESSYESATRFQALVDTTKKNVPLHHIPVYKIIMQVDVVRIEDREFYVKVISNKGEGVAAALYRALDSLSSFIIKSSNLSSLSDEFVLTFTLNVGKCMEDFSLPNIRLWISGALLNQGFEFQTVHNA; encoded by the exons ATGAATCATCCCAATAGTTCAGGGAACATTACACCAACAATCCCATATTTTGGCAATGAGTTTAACATACAAGACTTTGTTGATCCACCCTTAACATTTGATCAAGTCATAGAGATGATGGGAGGGGAAGCAACTAATCCAATAACAACTCGTATCGGCGACATTAATCAAAATTTTGATGCCCACATTTTCACTGCAACAAATGTACAGGGTGTTCAGAATTATAACCAGAGTTTTACAGGTACAGGTAATGCACCAGGGGCTGGTTTCGACAGTTTTAACTCGCCGACAATGTCTTGTACGAATAACTCGTTGATCAATTCGTTCTCCGGGATTGACAATGACATGATCAACGGAGAAAatgaggatgacgatgatgaggaggaTAACTGTGGAGAAGGCGAGAATTCTTCTGCTAACAACAGTAATGGACCGTCTAAGAAGGGTAAGGTTGACCGATCCAGGACGTTGATTTCTGAGAGACGGAGAAGAGGACGAATGAAAGAAAAGCTTTACGCCTTGCGTGCTTTGGTTCCTAACATTACCAAG ATGGATAAAGCGTCAATAGTCGGAGATGCAGTACTGTATTTGCAAGACTTACAAATGCAAGCAAAGAAGTTAAAATCTCAAATAGAAGGCCTTGAATCGTCTTATGAATCAGCTACGCGATTCCAAGCCTTGGTTGATACTACAAAGAAGAATGTTCCTCTGCATCATATTCCAGTGTACAAGATTATCATGCAG GTAGACGTGGTTCGGATTGAGGATAGAGAATTCTATGTCAAAGTAATCAGCAACAAAGGTGAAGGTGTAGCGGCCGCTCTTTACAGAGCCCTTGATTCATTGAGCAGTTTTATCATCAAGAGTTCAAACCTTTCGTCTCTTTCAGACGAATTTGTGCTCACCTTTACCTTAAAT GTAGGAAAATGCATGGAAGACTTCAGCTTGCCCAACATAAGACTATGGATAAGCGGAGCTCTCTTGAACCAGGGATTCGAGTTTCAGACTGTCCATAATGCTTAA
- the LOC141610722 gene encoding leucine-rich repeat receptor protein kinase HPCA1-like isoform X3, with translation MGLQVAIWLILICIPSTIILSETNSQDVTVLLTLKQMWKNVPPSWNRGNDSCGGQWEGIACRDSRIISMDLSYNKGLSGNLPPAIGNLAKLTTLILAGCNFNGELPDTIGSLSKLVFLSLNSNGFSGTIPQTIGKLSELYWLDLAANKLTGNIPISPGLDMLVHAKLFHFGGNQLSGAIPPQLFNENMNLIHLLLDNNQFSGTIPTTLSLVRTLEVIRFDWNSLIGSVPLSINTLIVLKTLLLSNNKLAGVMPDLTGMNLLSYVDMSNNSFEVSDVPSWVTALPSLTTLMMEQSQIQGIIPSSFFGLPQLQKVVLKSNKLSGMLDLGAAHSSQLQFVDLQNNSISDYTRRPADNNLQLILVGNPVCGTVLTEQSQLCFLPQSSQSYTTPRNCETVPCTSGGASSPSCHCSYPYSGTLTFVAPQFSNLQNFTNYGALERAFMNAFFANKMPVGSVSLSNIFRDTSNYLHITLQIFPLGQDRFNRTTILSIGFMLSSQTFKPPSFYGPFTFLPAEYTTFSDGSEPSSEAKSKTSRVRKILAIIGGSIVGVITLISSIFAAKSLIRCYNDRSCNNVCNNCCSWSFGNRKTQKDEDDERQDKWILQFIRQKPRP, from the exons ATGGGTTTACAGGTAGCAATTTGGCTAATTTTGATATGCATTCCAAGCACTATCATACTATCGGAGACGAATAGCCAGGATG tTACTGTGTTATTAACTTTGAAGCAAATGTGGAAGAATGTTCCACCCTCATGGAATCGCGGAAATGATTCTTGTGGCGGTCAGTGGGAGGGAATCGCTTGCAGAGATTCCCGAATCATTTCTAT GGACCTCTCATATAACAAGGGATTGTCAGGGAATCTTCCTCCAGCAATCGGAAATTTAGCAAAACTCACCACACT GATCCTTGCTGGGTGTAATTTCAATGGCGAACTTCCCGACACTATTGGATCTCTATCAAAGCTGGTTTTCTT ATCACTGAATTCTAACGGTTTTAGTGGGACAATACCGCAAACAATAGGCAAGCTTTCCGAGCTTTATTGGTTGGATCTAGCTGCAAACAAGCTCACTGGAAATATACCGATCTCCCCTGGTCTGGATATGCTAGTTCATGCCAAGCTCTT TCATTTTGGAGGAAATCAACTCTCTGGTGCAATTCCACCACAGCTGTTCAACGAAAATATGAATTTAATTCATTT GCTCTTGGATAACAATCAGTTTAGCGGCACTATCCCAACAACACTAAGTCTGGtgagaacattggaggtgat ACGATTCGATTGGAATTCATTGATCGGGTCTGTGCCGTTAAGCATCAACACTCTTATCGTCTTAAAAACTCT GCTTTTGTCTAACAATAAACTGGCTGGCGTGATGCCGGACCTTACTGGCATGAATCTTCTCAGTTATGT GGACATGAGCAATAATAGCTTTGAAGTATCAGATGTACCATCATGGGTCACTGCTTTGCCTTCCTTGACTACTCT AATGATGGAACAATCTCAAATACAAGGCATAATCCCATCCTCGTTTTTCGGCCTTCCTCAGTTACAGAAAGT GGTATTGAAGAGCAACAAACTTAGTGGCATGTTGGACCTTGGTGCTGCACACAGCTCACAACTTCAATTTGTTGATTTGCAGAACAACAGTATCTCCGATTACACTCGAAGGCCAGCCGATAACAATCTCCAACTGAT CCTCGTCGGAAATCCAGTTTGTGGGACTGTGCTCACAGAACAGAGTCAGTTATGCTTCCTCCCCCAATCAAGTCAATCATACACAACACCTCGAAATTGTGAAACTGTTCCATGTACTTCAGGCGGAGCTTCAAGCCCCAGTTGCCATTGTTCCTATCCTTATAGTGGTACTCTTACATTTGTAGCCCCTCAATTTTCCAACCTGCAAAACTTCACAAACTATGGAGCTTTGGAGCGGGCGTTTATGAACGCTTTTTTTGCAAATAAAATGCCAGTTGGTTCAGTGTCCCTCAGTAATATATTCAGAGATACCTCAAACTACCTACACATTACCTTACAAATCTTCCCACTTGGCCAAGATCGATTTAATAGAACCACCATTTTGAGCATTGGATTCATGTTGAGCAGTCAGACATTCAAGCCACCGTCGTTTTATGGACCCTTCACTTTCCTTCCTGCTGAATACACAACCTTTTCGG atggATCTGAACCTAGCTCTGAAGCTAAATCCAAAACAAGTCGGGTACGCAAAATTCTTGCAATAATCGGCGGTTCCATTGTTGGTGTTATAACTCTGATATCATCGATTTTTGCTGCGAAAAGCTTGATTCGCTGCTACAATGACCGCTCCTGCAACAATGTTTGTAACAATTGTTGTTCTTGGAGTTTTGGAAACCGCAAGACCCAAAAGGACGAAGATGATGAACGACAAGATAAGTGGATATTACAGTTCATACGTCAAAAGCCGCGTCCCTGA
- the LOC141610722 gene encoding leucine-rich repeat receptor protein kinase HPCA1-like isoform X1 yields MGLQVAIWLILICIPSTIILSETNSQDVTVLLTLKQMWKNVPPSWNRGNDSCGGQWEGIACRDSRIISITLSSMGLIGILPGDIQGLSELETLDLSYNKGLSGNLPPAIGNLAKLTTLILAGCNFNGELPDTIGSLSKLVFLSLNSNGFSGTIPQTIGKLSELYWLDLAANKLTGNIPISPGLDMLVHAKLFHFGGNQLSGAIPPQLFNENMNLIHLLLDNNQFSGTIPTTLSLVRTLEVIRFDWNSLIGSVPLSINTLIVLKTLLLSNNKLAGVMPDLTGMNLLSYVDMSNNSFEVSDVPSWVTALPSLTTLMMEQSQIQGIIPSSFFGLPQLQKVVLKSNKLSGMLDLGAAHSSQLQFVDLQNNSISDYTRRPADNNLQLILVGNPVCGTVLTEQSQLCFLPQSSQSYTTPRNCETVPCTSGGASSPSCHCSYPYSGTLTFVAPQFSNLQNFTNYGALERAFMNAFFANKMPVGSVSLSNIFRDTSNYLHITLQIFPLGQDRFNRTTILSIGFMLSSQTFKPPSFYGPFTFLPAEYTTFSDGSEPSSEAKSKTSRVRKILAIIGGSIVGVITLISSIFAAKSLIRCYNDRSCNNVCNNCCSWSFGNRKTQKDEDDERQDKWILQFIRQKPRP; encoded by the exons ATGGGTTTACAGGTAGCAATTTGGCTAATTTTGATATGCATTCCAAGCACTATCATACTATCGGAGACGAATAGCCAGGATG tTACTGTGTTATTAACTTTGAAGCAAATGTGGAAGAATGTTCCACCCTCATGGAATCGCGGAAATGATTCTTGTGGCGGTCAGTGGGAGGGAATCGCTTGCAGAGATTCCCGAATCATTTCTAT AACGCTGTCTAGTATGGGATTGATTGGTATATTGCCAGGTGACATCCAGGGCCTATCTGAACTAGAAACTTT GGACCTCTCATATAACAAGGGATTGTCAGGGAATCTTCCTCCAGCAATCGGAAATTTAGCAAAACTCACCACACT GATCCTTGCTGGGTGTAATTTCAATGGCGAACTTCCCGACACTATTGGATCTCTATCAAAGCTGGTTTTCTT ATCACTGAATTCTAACGGTTTTAGTGGGACAATACCGCAAACAATAGGCAAGCTTTCCGAGCTTTATTGGTTGGATCTAGCTGCAAACAAGCTCACTGGAAATATACCGATCTCCCCTGGTCTGGATATGCTAGTTCATGCCAAGCTCTT TCATTTTGGAGGAAATCAACTCTCTGGTGCAATTCCACCACAGCTGTTCAACGAAAATATGAATTTAATTCATTT GCTCTTGGATAACAATCAGTTTAGCGGCACTATCCCAACAACACTAAGTCTGGtgagaacattggaggtgat ACGATTCGATTGGAATTCATTGATCGGGTCTGTGCCGTTAAGCATCAACACTCTTATCGTCTTAAAAACTCT GCTTTTGTCTAACAATAAACTGGCTGGCGTGATGCCGGACCTTACTGGCATGAATCTTCTCAGTTATGT GGACATGAGCAATAATAGCTTTGAAGTATCAGATGTACCATCATGGGTCACTGCTTTGCCTTCCTTGACTACTCT AATGATGGAACAATCTCAAATACAAGGCATAATCCCATCCTCGTTTTTCGGCCTTCCTCAGTTACAGAAAGT GGTATTGAAGAGCAACAAACTTAGTGGCATGTTGGACCTTGGTGCTGCACACAGCTCACAACTTCAATTTGTTGATTTGCAGAACAACAGTATCTCCGATTACACTCGAAGGCCAGCCGATAACAATCTCCAACTGAT CCTCGTCGGAAATCCAGTTTGTGGGACTGTGCTCACAGAACAGAGTCAGTTATGCTTCCTCCCCCAATCAAGTCAATCATACACAACACCTCGAAATTGTGAAACTGTTCCATGTACTTCAGGCGGAGCTTCAAGCCCCAGTTGCCATTGTTCCTATCCTTATAGTGGTACTCTTACATTTGTAGCCCCTCAATTTTCCAACCTGCAAAACTTCACAAACTATGGAGCTTTGGAGCGGGCGTTTATGAACGCTTTTTTTGCAAATAAAATGCCAGTTGGTTCAGTGTCCCTCAGTAATATATTCAGAGATACCTCAAACTACCTACACATTACCTTACAAATCTTCCCACTTGGCCAAGATCGATTTAATAGAACCACCATTTTGAGCATTGGATTCATGTTGAGCAGTCAGACATTCAAGCCACCGTCGTTTTATGGACCCTTCACTTTCCTTCCTGCTGAATACACAACCTTTTCGG atggATCTGAACCTAGCTCTGAAGCTAAATCCAAAACAAGTCGGGTACGCAAAATTCTTGCAATAATCGGCGGTTCCATTGTTGGTGTTATAACTCTGATATCATCGATTTTTGCTGCGAAAAGCTTGATTCGCTGCTACAATGACCGCTCCTGCAACAATGTTTGTAACAATTGTTGTTCTTGGAGTTTTGGAAACCGCAAGACCCAAAAGGACGAAGATGATGAACGACAAGATAAGTGGATATTACAGTTCATACGTCAAAAGCCGCGTCCCTGA
- the LOC141610722 gene encoding leucine-rich repeat receptor protein kinase HPCA1-like isoform X4: MGLQVAIWLILICIPSTIILSETNSQDVTVLLTLKQMWKNVPPSWNRGNDSCGGQWEGIACRDSRIISITLSSMGLIGILPGDIQGLSELETLDLSYNKGLSGNLPPAIGNLAKLTTLILAGCNFNGELPDTIGSLSKLVFLSLNSNGFSGTIPQTIGKLSELYWLDLAANKLTGNIPISPGLDMLVHAKLLLLDNNQFSGTIPTTLSLVRTLEVIRFDWNSLIGSVPLSINTLIVLKTLLLSNNKLAGVMPDLTGMNLLSYVDMSNNSFEVSDVPSWVTALPSLTTLMMEQSQIQGIIPSSFFGLPQLQKVVLKSNKLSGMLDLGAAHSSQLQFVDLQNNSISDYTRRPADNNLQLILVGNPVCGTVLTEQSQLCFLPQSSQSYTTPRNCETVPCTSGGASSPSCHCSYPYSGTLTFVAPQFSNLQNFTNYGALERAFMNAFFANKMPVGSVSLSNIFRDTSNYLHITLQIFPLGQDRFNRTTILSIGFMLSSQTFKPPSFYGPFTFLPAEYTTFSDGSEPSSEAKSKTSRVRKILAIIGGSIVGVITLISSIFAAKSLIRCYNDRSCNNVCNNCCSWSFGNRKTQKDEDDERQDKWILQFIRQKPRP; the protein is encoded by the exons ATGGGTTTACAGGTAGCAATTTGGCTAATTTTGATATGCATTCCAAGCACTATCATACTATCGGAGACGAATAGCCAGGATG tTACTGTGTTATTAACTTTGAAGCAAATGTGGAAGAATGTTCCACCCTCATGGAATCGCGGAAATGATTCTTGTGGCGGTCAGTGGGAGGGAATCGCTTGCAGAGATTCCCGAATCATTTCTAT AACGCTGTCTAGTATGGGATTGATTGGTATATTGCCAGGTGACATCCAGGGCCTATCTGAACTAGAAACTTT GGACCTCTCATATAACAAGGGATTGTCAGGGAATCTTCCTCCAGCAATCGGAAATTTAGCAAAACTCACCACACT GATCCTTGCTGGGTGTAATTTCAATGGCGAACTTCCCGACACTATTGGATCTCTATCAAAGCTGGTTTTCTT ATCACTGAATTCTAACGGTTTTAGTGGGACAATACCGCAAACAATAGGCAAGCTTTCCGAGCTTTATTGGTTGGATCTAGCTGCAAACAAGCTCACTGGAAATATACCGATCTCCCCTGGTCTGGATATGCTAGTTCATGCCAAGCTCTT GCTCTTGGATAACAATCAGTTTAGCGGCACTATCCCAACAACACTAAGTCTGGtgagaacattggaggtgat ACGATTCGATTGGAATTCATTGATCGGGTCTGTGCCGTTAAGCATCAACACTCTTATCGTCTTAAAAACTCT GCTTTTGTCTAACAATAAACTGGCTGGCGTGATGCCGGACCTTACTGGCATGAATCTTCTCAGTTATGT GGACATGAGCAATAATAGCTTTGAAGTATCAGATGTACCATCATGGGTCACTGCTTTGCCTTCCTTGACTACTCT AATGATGGAACAATCTCAAATACAAGGCATAATCCCATCCTCGTTTTTCGGCCTTCCTCAGTTACAGAAAGT GGTATTGAAGAGCAACAAACTTAGTGGCATGTTGGACCTTGGTGCTGCACACAGCTCACAACTTCAATTTGTTGATTTGCAGAACAACAGTATCTCCGATTACACTCGAAGGCCAGCCGATAACAATCTCCAACTGAT CCTCGTCGGAAATCCAGTTTGTGGGACTGTGCTCACAGAACAGAGTCAGTTATGCTTCCTCCCCCAATCAAGTCAATCATACACAACACCTCGAAATTGTGAAACTGTTCCATGTACTTCAGGCGGAGCTTCAAGCCCCAGTTGCCATTGTTCCTATCCTTATAGTGGTACTCTTACATTTGTAGCCCCTCAATTTTCCAACCTGCAAAACTTCACAAACTATGGAGCTTTGGAGCGGGCGTTTATGAACGCTTTTTTTGCAAATAAAATGCCAGTTGGTTCAGTGTCCCTCAGTAATATATTCAGAGATACCTCAAACTACCTACACATTACCTTACAAATCTTCCCACTTGGCCAAGATCGATTTAATAGAACCACCATTTTGAGCATTGGATTCATGTTGAGCAGTCAGACATTCAAGCCACCGTCGTTTTATGGACCCTTCACTTTCCTTCCTGCTGAATACACAACCTTTTCGG atggATCTGAACCTAGCTCTGAAGCTAAATCCAAAACAAGTCGGGTACGCAAAATTCTTGCAATAATCGGCGGTTCCATTGTTGGTGTTATAACTCTGATATCATCGATTTTTGCTGCGAAAAGCTTGATTCGCTGCTACAATGACCGCTCCTGCAACAATGTTTGTAACAATTGTTGTTCTTGGAGTTTTGGAAACCGCAAGACCCAAAAGGACGAAGATGATGAACGACAAGATAAGTGGATATTACAGTTCATACGTCAAAAGCCGCGTCCCTGA
- the LOC141610722 gene encoding leucine-rich repeat receptor protein kinase HPCA1-like isoform X5 produces the protein MGLQVAIWLILICIPSTIILSETNSQDVTVLLTLKQMWKNVPPSWNRGNDSCGGQWEGIACRDSRIISITLSSMGLIGILPGDIQGLSELETLDLSYNKGLSGNLPPAIGNLAKLTTLILAGCNFNGELPDTIGSLSKLVFLSLNSNGFSGTIPQTIGKLSELYWLDLAANKLTGNIPISPGLDMLVHAKLFHFGGNQLSGAIPPQLFNENMNLIHLLLDNNQFSGTIPTTLSLVRTLEVIRFDWNSLIGSVPLSINTLIVLKTLLLSNNKLAGVMPDLTGMNLLSYVDMSNNSFEVSDVPSWVTALPSLTTLMMEQSQIQGIIPSSFFGLPQLQKVVLKSNKLSGMLDLGAAHSSQLQFVDLQNNSISDYTRRPADNNLQLILVGNPVCGTVLTEQSQLCFLPQSSQSYTTPRNCETVPCTSGGASSPSCHCSYPYSGTLTFVAPQFSNLQNFTNYGALERAFMNAFFANKMPVGSVSLSNIFRDTSNYLHITLQIFPLGQDRFNRTTILSIGFMLSSQTFKPPSFYGPFTFLPAEYTTFSDGSEPSSEAKSKTSRLDSLLQ, from the exons ATGGGTTTACAGGTAGCAATTTGGCTAATTTTGATATGCATTCCAAGCACTATCATACTATCGGAGACGAATAGCCAGGATG tTACTGTGTTATTAACTTTGAAGCAAATGTGGAAGAATGTTCCACCCTCATGGAATCGCGGAAATGATTCTTGTGGCGGTCAGTGGGAGGGAATCGCTTGCAGAGATTCCCGAATCATTTCTAT AACGCTGTCTAGTATGGGATTGATTGGTATATTGCCAGGTGACATCCAGGGCCTATCTGAACTAGAAACTTT GGACCTCTCATATAACAAGGGATTGTCAGGGAATCTTCCTCCAGCAATCGGAAATTTAGCAAAACTCACCACACT GATCCTTGCTGGGTGTAATTTCAATGGCGAACTTCCCGACACTATTGGATCTCTATCAAAGCTGGTTTTCTT ATCACTGAATTCTAACGGTTTTAGTGGGACAATACCGCAAACAATAGGCAAGCTTTCCGAGCTTTATTGGTTGGATCTAGCTGCAAACAAGCTCACTGGAAATATACCGATCTCCCCTGGTCTGGATATGCTAGTTCATGCCAAGCTCTT TCATTTTGGAGGAAATCAACTCTCTGGTGCAATTCCACCACAGCTGTTCAACGAAAATATGAATTTAATTCATTT GCTCTTGGATAACAATCAGTTTAGCGGCACTATCCCAACAACACTAAGTCTGGtgagaacattggaggtgat ACGATTCGATTGGAATTCATTGATCGGGTCTGTGCCGTTAAGCATCAACACTCTTATCGTCTTAAAAACTCT GCTTTTGTCTAACAATAAACTGGCTGGCGTGATGCCGGACCTTACTGGCATGAATCTTCTCAGTTATGT GGACATGAGCAATAATAGCTTTGAAGTATCAGATGTACCATCATGGGTCACTGCTTTGCCTTCCTTGACTACTCT AATGATGGAACAATCTCAAATACAAGGCATAATCCCATCCTCGTTTTTCGGCCTTCCTCAGTTACAGAAAGT GGTATTGAAGAGCAACAAACTTAGTGGCATGTTGGACCTTGGTGCTGCACACAGCTCACAACTTCAATTTGTTGATTTGCAGAACAACAGTATCTCCGATTACACTCGAAGGCCAGCCGATAACAATCTCCAACTGAT CCTCGTCGGAAATCCAGTTTGTGGGACTGTGCTCACAGAACAGAGTCAGTTATGCTTCCTCCCCCAATCAAGTCAATCATACACAACACCTCGAAATTGTGAAACTGTTCCATGTACTTCAGGCGGAGCTTCAAGCCCCAGTTGCCATTGTTCCTATCCTTATAGTGGTACTCTTACATTTGTAGCCCCTCAATTTTCCAACCTGCAAAACTTCACAAACTATGGAGCTTTGGAGCGGGCGTTTATGAACGCTTTTTTTGCAAATAAAATGCCAGTTGGTTCAGTGTCCCTCAGTAATATATTCAGAGATACCTCAAACTACCTACACATTACCTTACAAATCTTCCCACTTGGCCAAGATCGATTTAATAGAACCACCATTTTGAGCATTGGATTCATGTTGAGCAGTCAGACATTCAAGCCACCGTCGTTTTATGGACCCTTCACTTTCCTTCCTGCTGAATACACAACCTTTTCGG atggATCTGAACCTAGCTCTGAAGCTAAATCCAAAACAAGTCGG CTTGATTCGCTGCTACAATGA